The region TCCACTACCAAGCATGCTGTGCGGCACTAATGGCTGCTAAAAGCTGCAATAAATACTTCGGAATACCTCTTCAACTATGGCGCTTTCCTGAGCCGAGGAGGGATCATTGGCCGGCAGTGACCCAAGAAATTGGTGTATACGCCAGAAGTATTCCCATGTGATGGCTCCTGAACCAGTAGTTCTCCTCAGCCACGATCTGAAAGTTTTATGAAAGGGCGAATGagacaagaaaataaagaaaagtgcTGTGATGATCAATGTGTCATTTGGTGCACCTCTACCCTACTGCACAAAAAACTGGGCTGGCTGAGCAAGCAATGTTCACTAACTGCGCTGCTGCAGAAGATGCGACAGTCTGCAGCGCAGTGAAAAAGTAAATGCTGCGTTACAAAGGTTGCCTCAAAAGCAACGCTGACAAGGCTGCGAGCTTTTTACCGTGACAGACCGCATGCTCTTAAACCGCACGCACGGCAAAGTGACTTACCGGTACGTTTGTCCCAAGTTTTCTATCTTGTTCTGAACTTGGGCGCGTGTCCAGATGTATCTAGCTTCGCAGAGGCCTCGTGCGATCTCTTCGTGCACGCCGCCGTTCCTCTTCTGGCGACGCAAGTCGGCGAGGTGATCCTCCCATAAATGTATTAGCAGCGACGTTTCCCGCTCTCTCCACAACTGCCTAGGCGCCGACGCACTTTTCTCCGTTTCTGGTTGCGATGGCAACGTCATATCACaacaaaataaagataaaaacaaACGGTCCAGAGAGAAAAAATTAAGGGGGACGCAAAACACCTCGCATCAACTAAACGTGCAATTAAAGATAACGCGTTGGATAGAATCGGCGGGAaatatacgaaaaaaaaagccacaaaaattttcaaaattatcACGAACCGAGGACTCCGAGGGCTATATCAAAATGGCTGAGCTTTTCTTTGTGTTTGTTTCTCACGCACCATTGGTTACTGCGACAGAGAGTATATACGAGATTAATGCGCTGTAAAGCAAACCCATACAATTTTTAAATAATTGTACAAGCTAATATTTTGCTGCTTGCATTAAActttaggcgaataatgtttgttcatgattttgcaccgtgaatgaatcgtgtacgaaagtgcgcttggcgccgctcgaagcaacgctagcaaccttgggcaccgctcgaaggccctcgaaatttCGATGGAGTTCGGCGCTACTCCgctgactcgataggctattgactcgatcgccattgaaactgcccgtgtagcagcgctcgatcgcccttgagtcgatcgactatcggttcgagggccctcgaaatgcccgtgtgacagggatatAAGTTTTTCTGTGCGACGGTGTTTATTGCCCGCCGTTGATCATCCAACGCGGCGATGGTGTATTGCTGCGTACCACTTTGCAAGTCGCAGTTGGGTAAGACTCAGGGCGTTCCTTTTCATCAATTCCCGAGTGATTCAGAACTGTTTGCAAAGTGGCTCAAAAACATCTCCAGAGAAAATTTCGTCTTCAATGACAAGTCGGCATCGAGTGTGGTTTGCAGCCGGCATTTCCTTGCGAGTGACTACGTTTCATGGTGCCGCATCAGAAAACTTTTGCCTGGTCCTGTGCCAACCGTGTTCGAGGAGTACCCGTGCTACCTGGTGCCCAGTGTGAAAAAGCCTCGCAAGGAGCCCGCAGACAGAACCTGTGTATCTGGTCGAAAGCCGCATAAGCACAAAGCGGAATCGCAAGAAAGCACGGACATTTCCAAGCTGCCAGACGACTATTCTGCTAAGAATCCTAGCATCTCTACTCAGACTATAAATAATGAGGCAAAGCGAGCAAGCGGGTATGTATCCCTGATTGGAAGGCTTCGGAAACAGGTTGCTTACCAACGCTCAAAATGCGGCGAGATACAGCAACAGCTTGACGCCGAAAGAATTGTCGCCTTCTATCGTGGGAACAAAAGGCATGCGTCAGTTAAGAGAATTGTTGGCGATGCCGGAAAGGGGGACAAAAAAGTCACCTTTCTTTTACATCAGATAGACAGCTATGGGCAGAAGCGACCAGCATATCCAGAAGAGGTAATAAGGGAATATGTTGTGTGGTGCTTTCTTTCGCCTAAAGGATATGACCACGCTCGGACGTCTCAGCTGCTTACACTTCCAGCTAAATGCACTCTTCAACGTTACGTGGGGCCCAGCCCAACGTCGTCAGGGATGAGTGctgcaatgagggaaaggttgaCGTATGAAGCCTCACTGCTGATTACCAAGCAGCATATGGCTACGTTAATAATTAACGAAGCCAGCATCAAGCCAAAATGCGTTTATGACAGAAAATCTGATGCAGTGTTCGGCTTCCGAGACAAACCTAATAGTGACACGTCTTGCAGTTCAAAGGAAATCTTCGCAAATAGAGTCTTATGCTTTGTGCTTCATGGAATCTCCAGTTCTTACAGAATTCCCTGCTCGTACTACTTTACTAAGCAGCTCAGCAGGAGAGACCTATATGCGTGTACTAAAGAAGTGATAGCCGCAGTCGAGTCATGTGGCTTTTTGGTTGTGCGCATTGTGACGGACAATTATTCTAACACCACGATGTTTAAGCTTATGGGCAATGGCTGCCTGTCGACAGTAGTGAAGCACCCACAGGATCCTCATCGAGTGATTTTCTTAAGCTTCGACCCCTGCCATGTCCTAAAAAACATCCGAAGCCAGTTTCTTGAACGCGAGCTGACAGACAGTTCAGGTGTCATCTGCGGGGAATTTGTACAAAAGCTTTACGAGCTATAGGAGGGGATGACTGTCAAGTTGGCATGCAACCTAACCCGCAAGCACGTCTACCCGACGAATCTAGAAAACATGAATGTGCTGCGGGCTGTGCAAATATTCTCGCCCCAGGTAATAGCAGCAATAGAGCACCTCCAAGAAAACGCAAAAGGAGACCCTGCCTTTTACATTTTTGAGAAAAGCTAGCTCCACAGTCCATTTCATGAAGACAGTCAAACAGTGGTTCGATATTCATGACACGACATATGCTGGAAGCGGTAAAAAGATGCCCATTACAAAAGCAGATGACACTCGCCTGCTGTGGCTAACCAGTGAGTTCACCTCCTATATGGAAGGCATACAACAGACTTCcaaagcagaaggaaaaagcaTTTTCACCGATGAGACCTTCGAAGCTCTGCTGTTCACTACAAATCCTACTGTACAAACGGTAGAATTCCTCCTGTGGAGAGGTGTCAACTCCATTCTCACCAGGAAACTCAACAGTGACCCCATTGAGGCTCTCTTCGGAAAATTAAGAATGATGTGCGGAGGGAACGACATGTTGGACGTGAGAGCTGTAACGGTGGCACTTGACCACATTGCCAAGACTGAGTCTTCAATTGGCAGCAGAGTAAAGACACAATGCGTCGACGCCGAAGAAATGATTTCCACTCTGCCGCAAGCAGTCTGAAGAAATGAAGCATTGCAAGGAAACTCCTGTCACCTCATCGCCCTCTGTCACATACTCCGGTTTAACTTACGTCGCTGGATACATTCTCAAGTTGATCAGTGACTTTGGATGTGACGCTTGCAATATCCTTCTTCAAACTAGTGAGAGGACTGGTCCTCTCTACTCTTCTACAAGGCCAAGATTCCAGTGGACTGCGCTACCCAAAACCAGAGTTTGTTGCCCTCCTGGACAAGGTCGTATATTTCTTTGAAAAAGTCGTCTTGCACCTGCCACGCACAAATGTTCCGGAAATACTTCAAATCCTCATTCAGCCACAGCTTCAAAACTTGCCTTTGCTCAGTTTTTCAGAAGGAACCGACAACAGCCATGCCATGAGGTCTGTTTCTTTGATATCTGAAAAATTTCTCAGAATGCTTCTTGTTAGCTACACCAAGAAAGTCACCGACAGGAATGACAAGCCAGCTAATTATGTGCATAAACCATCCAGGAAGCTTTTCAGACTGtgaacttttcttctttttgtttggcGCTCTTCTCACTTTCACAGCATTGTTCATGCCATTTTCTTTGATGGGAAGTTGATCACTCATGTACTAAACCGACTGAATCTGCTATAGATGTGCATCAGTCGCGATGCTATAGATATGTAGAGTGTTTCAGCCAACTGATATGTTCTGAACGTAAAACATATCGAAGTTATGGATCGTAGCGCACCGTATTGGACACCTTGAATTTAGCTGTGAATAAATTTGTTTTCGTTTCTCTGAATCCGTCCAGCGTCATGAATTCTTGCTAAATCTGCTTTCGtgcaaaacaaaaatggcagcgCTTCAGATTTTAGGAGCTATATTTTATACGCTTCGGAATTCTTAGGAATCTGTCATATAAACGCTTCAGGTCGCTTATAATTCTACACACCAATTAAAACCAGTCAGTAGGCAAACTGATTGCACGGTCTTTGCATAATGAATAGGGGTGAAATAACAGGACCTGACGGTTACCACTCAAGCGGGACAGACTTGGAGCGGGCGCGcgttctccttccgcgtgaacggcggtcgcagtGGCGGAGcagtggggcagtggcgaccccaccacGGTGCGGTGGGAGgtggaaacagaccccattgcgaaggccatAAGAAGAGAAGCGCGCACACCCCTTGAGACTGGCCGTGCCCCGCCTGATGCCTTTCTGTGGCGCGCTGCGTGGAGGCGCGCGCGACGACGTTTGCCTGGCAAGGCGTCGAACCGGCCGACCCCGCCGGTGTGGGCAACGTTGGTGTGGGCTGCGAGCGGCAGTGTGTCCGTTTGGCAACGTTTGCGCTCGTATCCGCAGATGCATAGTGTTTGTGCACCGTGCTTGCAACCACATGAATCATGCCGCGCTGTTTCATGCCAGGTTATAAAAGCGGTTACGATTCTGTGCGATCTGCGGGAGAGAAGAGACTTTTCAGGCCGCCCCGCGACGCTGAACGCCTTCAACTATGGGAACGTGCAGTACCAAGGCTGGACAAAAAACTTTCAAGCTCATGTTCCGTTTGTGATCTTCACTTCCAGGATGACGACATTTTGAAGGTCTTCGAGCACAACATTTCCGGTGAAAAGGTCGCGATACCGCGCGACAAATGGACGCTGAAAGACAACGCTGTGCCTCGAAGTTCCCGAATTGCCCGAAGTATCTTTCTAAACCGACACGGAAACGTAAAGCACCTTCTCGCAGACTCTCTCCGGCAAAAAGCAAACGCCGAAAAGAACAAGGTGAGCGTACGAGTGCAGCATTCAGAGATAGCTACGACGAAACAGAAAACGGCGTGTCGCTCGAGGGTACTGAATCTTTGTTTGACATGCTGGCTCGGTTAGTCAAAGggggacaaaaacttgaaggttgGTCTCTTGATGTTGCCGAACAAACGGCTCTATTGTACAAGCTCAGCATAAGAAACAATATTCCCCGCGTAGAAATGTCCGTGGCGCTGTCGGAAAACCTCGATTTCACCGTGTGTGCAAATGGTCTACTCGTGCCACGTAGTGTCTACGCCGGGAAGCAGGGCATTGATTTGAAGTCATTTGACGGCTTGAAGTGTTTGATACAGTATCTGAAAAAGCTGAGGCTGTGCCAGGGATGCCCTGCTAAATAGTACCCCAAAATCAAATCATCAGTGGTGTCAACAAAACAAGGTGAAACGTGGAGGTGCAACACATGCACTATATTGAGCCTTAATGCTACTTGTGCTCAATGCCGGACCTTGGACAAGCTTTTTTTGCAACGGACAAAGCAGCAAAAGGACTGcaagaaaaagcagagggccTGCTTGAAGTCGGTGCAACGCAAAGCAATTCGTGCAACCTCAAGGCGAGAAAAACTGAAAGAAGAGCTTGTTTTGATGAAGCGGAAGCTTAGCGCAATCTCGGAGGAGACAATTCTCGTGCCACGTAGTGTCTACGCCGGGAAGCAGGGCATTGAATTAAGTCATTTGACGACTTGAAGTGTTTGATACAGTATCTGAAAAAGCTGAGGCTGTGCCAGGGATGCCCTGCTAAATAGTACCCCAAAATCAAATCAGTGGTGTCAACAAAACAACGTGAAACGTGGAGGCGCAATACATGCACTATATTGAGCCTTAATGCTAGATGTGCTCAATGCCGGACCTTGGACAAGCTTTTTTTGCAACGGACAAAGCAGCAAAAGGACTGcaagaaaaagcagagggccTGCTTGAAGTCGGTGCGACGCAAAGCAATTCGTGCAACCTCAAGGCGAGAAAAACTGATAAAGAAGAGCTTGTTTTGATGAAGCGGAAGCTTAGAGCAATCTCGGAGGAGACAACTTACAGCACCCTTGGCGTCCTTCCAGCCAGACAGCAGTTAGCCTTCAAGACAGCTTTCATGGCAGCGAAAGCAGTCAAGAAATGGGAGGCGGTATGATGCCGAGTGGCTGATGACATGTCTGCTACTGCACATCTAAAGTCCAAAAGCCTACACTTTAATTGCTGACATGCAGCTGCTACCGCTGCCATCAAAGGCTTGCCTTCACCAAATAATAAAGGGAATTCCATGCAAATATGGTTTCAACCAAGTTACACTGAACAGCATCAAAGGCCATTTCTGTGATAAAAGCCATCTAAGATGGCTAGGAGTATTGCTCCTTGATGAAATAAAGTTAAAGCAGGGTATCTCTTTCAATAAAGCCTCATGCAAGCTGGATGGATTCGTGGACTATGGCGACGTTACAGCACCAAATGCAAATCAACTTGCCGACCACGCATTGGTACTGATGTTCATGCCTCTGTTTGAACACTGGGTGCAACCATTTGCGACAAAAGGAGCAGCACCCGGAAAAGTTCTTGCAGAACTCGTAAGAGTGCTATCCTGGAACTTCACAAGAACAATGCGTCAGTCCTGGCTGTGATCGGTGACGGGGCTGG is a window of Amblyomma americanum isolate KBUSLIRL-KWMA chromosome 4, ASM5285725v1, whole genome shotgun sequence DNA encoding:
- the LOC144129599 gene encoding uncharacterized protein LOC144129599; amino-acid sequence: MTLPSQPETEKSASAPRQLWRERETSLLIHLWEDHLADLRRQKRNGGVHEEIARGLCEARYIWTRAQVQNKIENLGQTYRSAGRGAPNDTLIITALFFIFLSHSPFHKTFRSWLRRTTGSGAITWEYFWRIHQFLGSLPANDPSSAQESAIVEEIILRMEHGETTKTATTTSQMEESLPCDDPDTGSLQPTPPPPAGTPAAASSADTPATLSAATPAALSAATTPAAKPPSRKRERGMSALAEVHTGLLEEQKLLRQTLQAARNREYDHRERHCSAREIS